The proteins below are encoded in one region of Styela clava chromosome 4, kaStyClav1.hap1.2, whole genome shotgun sequence:
- the LOC120325789 gene encoding protein DENND6A-like has product MNPIVSGSELDEVEDAVPLKWDRFSRWLHCVCVVTFDLELGQALEFKYPEHAVLSDKERSNICYLSFPDSNSGCMGDTQYCFRIRRTSNTTDGDLISVNVANDFPAVLQEDDNHYYGYVYFRQVRDKTLKRGYFQKSVVILSKLPYFNFFKEIAEIVAPEYFDHGEACLETACHDVDQWPRPEPGQTLDLPLVGTVVQVRIPSRCDKPGQTSSAVAKSAKFQYSISSVHEVEVIKYFQPVLIHSHLLWELVLLGEPLVVMSTSPEVCANTVLSLISCISPLRYDCDFRPFFTIHDSEFKEFTSRAQAPPRVLLGVTNPFFTKTLQHWPHIIRIGELGMSSSSSAPSLLSSDKLKKASKMKTFDTKPGVYTEYKMFLKKDKTFFKSLLRTGHRFTALDSVKLRRHFLELTQSFMIPLERYMASLMPLQRNISPLRAPPVLKSFRPEEFLATVDSQGPQLTSVTKGNWSGLYKKFFQSPNFTAWLNSRRMEMESKIAALHLAGLSEMDLVAWCKDKSEVEIVDMILKLREKLDSVERHEVELSLAKVSNLQNQMLSIVNTLPSDLKLVLNIK; this is encoded by the coding sequence ATGAATCCTATTGTTAGTGGATCCGAACTTGATGAAGTGGAAGATGCTGTTCCTCTTAAATGGGATAGATTTTCCCGCTGGTTGCATTGTGTGTGTGTCGTTACCTTCGATCTTGAACTTGGACAAGCACTAGAGTTTAAATATCCAGAGCATGCCGTTTTATCAGACAAAGAAAGAAGTAATATATGTTATCTTTCATTTCCGGATTCGAATTCCGGATGTATGGGAGACACACAATATTGCTTTCGTATACGTAGAACCTCTAATACAACTGATGGTGATTTAATTTCTGTGAATGTTGCCAATGATTTTCCAGCAGTATTGCAAGAAGATGATAACCATTACTATGGATATGTGTATTTCCGACAAGTTAGAGACAAGACTTTGAAACGTGGATATTTTCAGAAATCTGTGGTGATTTTGAGTAAATTACcatacttcaacttttttaaagAAATAGCGGAAATTGTAGCCCCAGAATATTTTGATCATGGCGAAGCATGCCTTGAAACAGCGTGCCACGATGTCGACCAATGGCCTAGACCAGAACCAGGACAGACACTTGACTTGCCACTGGTGGGTACTGTTGTGCAAGTAAGAATACCATCAAGGTGTGATAAGCCTGGACAGACATCATCTGCTGTAGCGAAATCGGCCAAGTTTCAGTACTCGATATCTTCTGTACATGAAGttgaagttataaaatatttccaacCAGTGCTCATTCATTCACATTTATTATGGGAACTTGTACTACTTGGGGAGCCATTAGTTGTTATGTCAACATCTCCAGAGGTGTGTGCTAATACCGTTTTGTCGCTAATTTCATGTATAAGCCCATTACGGTACGACTGTGATTTCAGACCCTTTTTTACAATTCATGATAGTGAGTTTAAAGAGTTTACTAGCCGTGCACAAGCTCCTCCACGAGTTTTACTTGGGGTCACTAACCCCTTTTTTACAAAGACATTACAACACTGGCCCCACATCATTCGAATAGGTGAATTGGGCATGTCTTCGTCATCATCAGCCCCATCATTACTCTCATCTGATAAACTGAAAAAGGCAAGCAAAATGAAAACCTTTGACACAAAACCAGGTGTTTATACAGagtataaaatgtttttaaaaaaagataaaacatttttcaagTCCCTTCTTAGAACTGGTCATCGATTTACTGCGCTTGATTCTGTGAAACTGCGAAGACATTTTCTTGAACTAACTCAAAGCTTTATGATTCCCCTTGAACGTTACATGGCAAGCTTGATGCCGCTTCAACGAAATATATCCCCACTTCGAGCTCCTCCAGTTCTTAAATCATTTCGACCTGAAGAATTCCTGGCAACTGTAGATTCTCAAGGACCCCAGCTGACTTCTGTCACCAAAGGAAACTGGTCTGGTCTAtataagaaattttttcaaagtccaAATTTCACTGCATGGTTGAATAGTCGTCGAATGGAAATGGAAAGTAAAATTGCAGCTTTACATTTAGCAGGACTTAGTGAGATGGACTTGGTTGCCTGGTGCAAAGATAAAAGCGAAGTTGAAATTGTTGacatgattttaaaattgagaGAAAAATTGGATTCGGTTGAAAGACATGAAGTTGAACTGTCGCTAGCAAAAGTATCCAACCTTCAGAATCAAATGCTAAGTATTGTTAATACACTGCCCAGCGACCTGAAGTTGGTGTTGAATATAAAATAG